The following DNA comes from Flammeovirgaceae bacterium.
TGGATATACCCGGCATGGTGGTGAACCGTTACTGTGGCTCCGGGTTGGAAACCATCGCCATCGCCAGCCAGCGCATCCAGGCCGGTCAGGCCGATGTGATCATTGCTGGGGGAACAGAGTCGATGTCTTTGGTGCCGGTGATGGGATATAAGACCGCATTGAACTACAAGATCGCCAAGGAAAACCCCACTTATTATACCAGCATGGGCCTGACGGCCGAGGAGGTGTCCAGGCAATACAAGGTTTCGCGGGAAGCCCAGGACCAGTTTTCTTATGAATCGCACATGAAGGCCGAGGCGGCATGGCAGGCCGGAAAATTCAAAGATGAAGTGGTGCCCATTACGGTAAAGGAAACCTATGTGGACGAGGACATGAGAAGGAAAACCCGGGAATATGTGGTGGATAGGGATGAAGGCATCCGGCCGGACACCACCCCGGAAGGGTTGGCAAAGTTGAAGCCCGTGTTCGCGGTGGGGGGAAGCGTAACGGCAGGAAATTCTTCCCAAACTTCCGATGGGGCGGCTTTTGTGGTGGTGATGTCGGATAAAATGGTGAACCAATTGGGCCTTAAGCCTGTCGCGCGGCTGGTAAGCTATGCCACGGCAGGAGTGGACCCGCGTATCATGGGCATAGGGCCGGTGGCGGCCGTACCCAAAGCACTGAAAATTGCCGGGATGAAACTGGACGACATGGACTTGATTGAACTGAACGAGGCCTTTGCCGCACAGTCGCTGGCGGTAGTGGAAAAACTGGGAATAGACAGGGCCAAATTGAACGTGAATGGCGGGGCCATAGCGGTAGGCCATCCGCTGGGGTCAACCGGGGCAAGGCTTTCGGTGCAATTGTTCAACGAAATGCGCAGGCAAAAGAAGAAGTATGGCATGGTGACGGCCTGTGTGGGCGGGGGGCAAGGCGTAGCAGGGGTTTATGAGTTCTTAAATTGACAAAGCTTTGTCAATTGTCAACTTTTAAAATAGAAAGGGATATTAAAATTAATAGCACAGCAATGAGCACAGCAGAAACAAAAACCAAAACAATCAAAGGAGGTGAGTTCTTAATCAGGGAAACACCTGCGGGTGAAGTTTTTATTCCGGAAGAATGGACGGAAGAACAAAAGATGATCGCCAAAACGTGTGAGGATTTTTTGGAACAGGAAGTATATCCACACCTGGACGAAATCGATGATATTAAGAAAAACCCTAAACTAATGCCAGGGATTTTGGACAAGGCCGGGGAACTGGGGTTGTTGGGCACTTCGGTACCACAGGAATACGGTGGTTTTGGCATGGATTTCAACACCACCATGTTGGTGGCCGAAAAAATCGGGGCGGGCCATTCCGTGGCCGTGGGCCTTTCCGCACATACGGGCATAGGTACGTTGCCCATCCTGTACTATGGCAACGAGGAGCAAAAGAAAAAATATTTGCCCAAGCTGGCCACTGGTGAATGGAAAGCAGCATATTGCCTTACGGAGCCGGACTCCGGGTCGGACGCCAATTCCGGCAAGACAAAAGCCGTGCTCGCCAGCGATAAAACGCACTACCTCATCAACGGACAAAAAATGTGGATCACCAACGGTGGTTTTGCCGATGTGTTTATCGTGTTTGCCAAAATCGATGACGACAAAAACCTGAGCGCCTTCATAGTGGAGAAGTCCTTTGGCGGCATCACCATGAACGAGGAAGAGCGTAAAATGGGGATAAAAGGCTCGTCTACCCGCCAGATTTTTTTCAACGATTGCAAAGTGCCAGTAGGGAATTTGCTGAGCGAACGGCAAAACGGGTTTAAGATAGCGGTAAACATACTCAACATTGGCAGGATAAAGCTGGGCGTGGCGGCCGTGGGCGGGGCCAAAATGGCCATCTCCAAAGCCGTGAACTACGCTAAGGAGCGCAAACAGTTTGGGGCGCCCATTGCCACCTTTGGGGCCATCAAGCACAAAATAGCCGATGTGGCAACCCATATTTTTGCCTCGGAGTCGGCCCATTACCGCGCAGGGCAAAACATTGACGACTCCTATGCGGCCATGGTGGCCGAGGGCATGGAGCCCGCAAAAGCAAAACTGAAATCAACGGAAGAGTTCGCCATAGAATGTGCCATTTTAAAGGTGCATGGATCGGAAGTGCTGGACTATGCCGTTGACGAGGGCGTACAGATTTATGGCGGGATGGGTTTTTCTGCCGAGGGCCCTATGGACAGGGCTTACCGCGATGCCCGTATCAACCGGATATTCGAGGGCACCAATGAGATCAACCGCATGCTCACCATTGACATGTTGCTAAAGCGTGCCATGAAAGGCCATATCGATTTGATGAATCCCGCCATGGCCGTACAAAAAGAGCTGGTATCGATTCCCGATTTTGGTGCTGCCGAGGAGGAAGGACTTTTTGTAAAGGAAAAGAAGGCGTTGTTGAATTTGAAAAAAGCAGGATTGATGGTGGCCGGGGCTGCCGTGCAGAAATACATGCAAAAACTTTCTGCCGAGCAGGAGATACTGATGAACCTGGCCGATATGTTGATCGAAGGATATGTGGCCGAGTCAACCTTGTTGCGTGTTGAGAAATTGATTGGCATGAAGGGGGAAGCTGCCTGTGAGATTCAGAAAGAGATGGCAATAATTTATTTGCACCATGCCATTGAAAAGGCAACCTCTGCAGGCAAGGAAGCCATTTATGCTTTTGCGGAGGGAGATGAGCAGAGGCTGATGTTGCTGGGCTTGAAGAGGTTTACCAAAATAGAGCCTTACAACCTGAAGAATGCACGAAGGAAAGTAGCCGATTATGTGATTGAGAAGGGAACATATCCGTTTTAGATCATGAAATAAATACTAGCAAGTCTGGACTTACAGTATTTTGATTATGCGTATGATGGTAACTCGAATAATATTAACTTTAGTTGAATGGAAAGGAGAGAGTTTGAAAGAGGGTTAGAGAGGCACAAGAATCAAATTGATGCAAGTATAAAATTCTTGCAGGAGGGCTTTCAAAACCTGAACAAACGGAATTATGAATTTTATGAATTCATTGAATCCAATTACTTTGACCTTGAGGAGCACTTGACCAAGCTCGAAAGAAAGTAAAGGATTTATCAAGGTAGCTTCTTAAAAACCAGTATTTAATAAAAACAGGACCGCTTTTTAGCGGTCTTTTTTTATTTCTAAAAAATTTGCCTAAGAAATCGAACCAAGATCCAATCCAATCCGTATTTTAGCACAATTGTTTAACAAAATTGTTAAAAGTGAGGCCAGATACCAAGCCGAGCGAGGGGCTGATCCTGGAGGCCGCCATAAAGGTGTTTACCCGCAAAGGGTACGCGGGCGCCCGCATGGAGGAAATTGCCAAAGAAGCAGGGATCAACAGGGCGCTGCTTCATTATTACTTCAGGGACAAGGAGACGATGTTCAACATAATCTTTGAAACAAAATTCAAAGAGTTCTTTACGGGCCTTTTTGGCGCGTTTCAATCCAACGCCCCCCTGCTGCAAAAAATCGAAAGGGTGATCGACCATGAAATCACCGAGCTTGCCCGGCACCCCGACCTGGCCCGGTTTGTCATCATGGAAATAGCCCGCCAACCCGACCGCCTGATACAGTTTGGGCAGAAGCTGGGCCTAAACCCGCGAATGATGGTTGCAAATTTCCAGGAGGAAATAAGCCGCAACGTAAAAGCTGGGAACATAAAGCCTATTGATGGCCGGCAGTTGTTAATGAACATCATTTCAATATGCGTCTATCCTTTTGTGGCCAAGCACATTGTTAAAGCCATGTTGCAAATGGACGAAAACTCTTTTGCGGAACTGATGGAAAAACGGAAGAAGGACGCTTACGAATTTATTGTCAACGCCATAACGCCTTAATGATATGAGGACCCCATTGATTTTATTTTGGATCGTTTTTGCAGGGGCTGCCGCCCACGCCCAAAGCCCCTTGACCCTGGAAGAATGCCATGCGTTGGCCCGAAATAACTATCCCCTGATCCAACAAAAACAATTGATTGCGCAAAGTAAGGAATATACCATTGCCAATGTGCGGTCGGGGTACCTGCCCCAGGTATCGGTCAATGCGCAGGCCACGTACCAATCGGAGGTGACCAGGGTGCCCATAGCCGTACCGGGTTTTGGCATTGAGCCGTTGTCAAAGGACCAATACAAAATTTATGGGGAGGTGTACCAATCCGTGTATGACGGTGGCGCCACCAAAGGGCAGCAATCCATTGCTGAGTCAAATGCCCGCATCGCGGACCAGCAACTGGAGGTGGAGCTGTACGAAGTCAAAGCGCGCATCAACCAATTGTTT
Coding sequences within:
- a CDS encoding acetyl-CoA C-acyltransferase codes for the protein MDAYIVAGYRTAVGKAHRGGFRFTRPDDLAADVIKHLVKSVPGLENKMVDDLFVGNAVPEAEQGMQMGRMVSLLALGMDIPGMVVNRYCGSGLETIAIASQRIQAGQADVIIAGGTESMSLVPVMGYKTALNYKIAKENPTYYTSMGLTAEEVSRQYKVSREAQDQFSYESHMKAEAAWQAGKFKDEVVPITVKETYVDEDMRRKTREYVVDRDEGIRPDTTPEGLAKLKPVFAVGGSVTAGNSSQTSDGAAFVVVMSDKMVNQLGLKPVARLVSYATAGVDPRIMGIGPVAAVPKALKIAGMKLDDMDLIELNEAFAAQSLAVVEKLGIDRAKLNVNGGAIAVGHPLGSTGARLSVQLFNEMRRQKKKYGMVTACVGGGQGVAGVYEFLN
- a CDS encoding helix-turn-helix transcriptional regulator, which encodes MRPDTKPSEGLILEAAIKVFTRKGYAGARMEEIAKEAGINRALLHYYFRDKETMFNIIFETKFKEFFTGLFGAFQSNAPLLQKIERVIDHEITELARHPDLARFVIMEIARQPDRLIQFGQKLGLNPRMMVANFQEEISRNVKAGNIKPIDGRQLLMNIISICVYPFVAKHIVKAMLQMDENSFAELMEKRKKDAYEFIVNAITP
- a CDS encoding acyl-CoA dehydrogenase family protein, giving the protein MSTAETKTKTIKGGEFLIRETPAGEVFIPEEWTEEQKMIAKTCEDFLEQEVYPHLDEIDDIKKNPKLMPGILDKAGELGLLGTSVPQEYGGFGMDFNTTMLVAEKIGAGHSVAVGLSAHTGIGTLPILYYGNEEQKKKYLPKLATGEWKAAYCLTEPDSGSDANSGKTKAVLASDKTHYLINGQKMWITNGGFADVFIVFAKIDDDKNLSAFIVEKSFGGITMNEEERKMGIKGSSTRQIFFNDCKVPVGNLLSERQNGFKIAVNILNIGRIKLGVAAVGGAKMAISKAVNYAKERKQFGAPIATFGAIKHKIADVATHIFASESAHYRAGQNIDDSYAAMVAEGMEPAKAKLKSTEEFAIECAILKVHGSEVLDYAVDEGVQIYGGMGFSAEGPMDRAYRDARINRIFEGTNEINRMLTIDMLLKRAMKGHIDLMNPAMAVQKELVSIPDFGAAEEEGLFVKEKKALLNLKKAGLMVAGAAVQKYMQKLSAEQEILMNLADMLIEGYVAESTLLRVEKLIGMKGEAACEIQKEMAIIYLHHAIEKATSAGKEAIYAFAEGDEQRLMLLGLKRFTKIEPYNLKNARRKVADYVIEKGTYPF